Proteins encoded together in one Telopea speciosissima isolate NSW1024214 ecotype Mountain lineage chromosome 4, Tspe_v1, whole genome shotgun sequence window:
- the LOC122658007 gene encoding BTB/POZ domain-containing protein At3g50780-like yields MADFRVTRVEQGQTKIRSVPIAVTPEGFWCCPSPVVFQKTLKAQNPQTKPKPTPPPPKDPVQKNQTSMTERNLASNPSRMRFVSDDQRSLILDNSGLNPSVVTERTPKPNVENLQRKLAIEFGEPGTSDLKVVLSGKPGFSVKMSVHKYVLIENSSFFAEKLSEQQSPLCRLEIDDCEDVESYVEVVGLMYCKEMKQRLIKQSVSRVLRILKVSELIGYNSCMQSCLEYLEAVPWVGEEEEKVVSSVLRLQGESVGVAPVLKRVTSDVPNPPTDTLLHIMELVLKSNEERGRREMKTLVLGLLRENNKLSVNGSHDICNENAYNLCRNCFDALLLLFRQAAEPGFNDNSMDSKGPLAKQITLEADNLLWLLEILSERRAADELVLMWASQQELATLHSRLPTVSRHLVSCITARLFVGIGKGEILPSKDTRLLLLQTWLQPLIDDYRWLQYGCKSFDRKVVEEGISRTILTLPLEDQQSILLAWLGNFLKVGDNCPNLHKAFEIWWRRTFTRPYVELQGNQL; encoded by the exons ATGGCCGATTTTAGAGTTACAAGAGTAGAACAGGGTCAGACCAAGATCAGAAGCGTGCCCATTGCTGTAACACCAGAAGGATTTTGGTGCTGTCCCTCTCCAGTAGTGTTTCAAAAAACCCTTAAAGCTCAAAATCCTCAGACCAAACCAAAACCCACCCCTCCTCCACCCAAAGACCCTGTTCAGAAGAACCAAACATCCATGACTGAGAGAAACCTGGCTTCCAACCCATCAAGAATGAGATTTGTTTCTGATGATCAAAGATCTTTAATCCTTGATAATTCTGGTCTTAATCCATCTGTGGTTACTGAGAGAACACCAAAACCCAATGTTGAGAATTTGCAGCGGAAGCTGGCTATTGAGTTTGGAGAACCTGGAACCAGTGATCTGAAGGTGGTTTTATCTGGTAAACCGGGTTTTTCCGTGAAGATGAGTGTTCATAAGTATGTGTTAATTGAAAATAGCAGCTTCTTTGCTGAAAAGCTCTCTGAACAACAGTCTCCTTTGTGCCGTCTTGAAATTGATGATTGTGAAGATGTGGAGAGTTATGTGGAAGTCGTGGGATTGATGTATTGCAAAGAAATGAAGCAAAGGTTGATCAAACAAAGTGTTTCACGGGTGCTCCGTATTCTCAAG GTTTCTGAATTGATTGGGTACAACTCATGCATGCAGTCATGTTTGGAATACCTAGAAGCAGTCCCTTGggttggggaagaagaagagaaggtggTCTCATCGGTCCTACGCCTCCAGGGTGAAAGTGTAGGAGTTGCACCAGTATTGAAGCGGGTGACTTCTGATGTCCCTAACCCTCCCACTGACACACTTCTCCATATAATGGAACTAGTCCTCAAGAGCAATGAGGAGAGAGGCCGCCGTGAGATGAAAACCTTGGTACTTGGGCTCCTGAGGGAGAATAACAAACTTTCTGTCAATGGCTCACATGATATCTGCAATGAAAATGCATACAACTTGTGCAGAAACTGTTTCGATGCACTGTTGCTTTTGTTCAGGCAAGCTGCAGAACCAGGATTTAATGATAATTCTATGGATAGCAAAGGTCCATTGGCAAAGCAGATAACTCTAGAAGCTGATAACCTCCTATGGTTGCTTGAGATTCTATCTGAGAGACGAGCAGCAGATGAGCTTGTGCTGATGTGGGCAAGCCAGCAAGAGTTGGCGACACTTCACTCAAGGCTGCCAACAGTGTCTCGCCACCTTGTTAGCTGCATAACAGCAAGGTTATTCGTTGGAATAGGAAAAGGGGAGATACTTCCATCAAAGGATACACGACTACTATTATTACAAACATGGTTACAGCCATTGATTGATGACTACAGGTGGTTGCAGTATGGTTGCAAATCATTTGATCGAAAGGTGGTGGAGGAAGGAATCAGTCGGACTATACTGACACTGCCACTGGAAGATCAGCAGAGCATTTTACTTGCATGGTTGGGTAATTTCTTGAAGGTAGGTGATAATTGCCCAAATCTCCATAAAGCCTTTGAAATCTGGTGGAGGAGAACTTTTACTAGGCCTTATGTGGAACTGCAGGGAAATCAACTCTAG